CATCTAGTTCTAATTTATCTGGACTTGACCACGCTTTCCAAAAAACTATAATAGAATATCCATTTTGATTTAATACATTTTTTAAATCTTTTTCCTCTCCATCCAATGTTGTGATAGTATAAGAAGGAATTTTTTTCTCTTGAAATGAGAAAGATGAAAATAGTAAAACAATTAAAAATATAGTTAGCTTTTTCATAGTTATTATGTTTTATATAATATTAAGCGATACCTCCTAAATCTACTTTTACATTACTTGGTTGGTCGACAGGAGTTTTTGTTTTGCTTAGGAATGCTTCCTCAATATCACAAGTAGATTCTACTCCTATTTTATCAAAGTTATCTTTAAGCCAACGGTCAGCAGCAGCTTTGCCATACTTTTTGAGCTTCAAAAGAAAATTCAAATCGGCATTGAGTTTCGTTTTAGAGCTTAGTTTTGCCATTAGCTTTTCTGGAGCGATATTGTGAATAAACAAATCTCTAAACTTTCCATCGATATTTATCCCTCGGTCTAGCATTTTTCTAACCAAGTTTATCTGACGAATATCATGAATTAAACTAGAGTTAAAGGCTATTTCATTGATTCGGTCTCTAATTTCATCTACCGTTTTGGGAACGTTCGGAATACGAATCGGATTTATCTGAACAATCATAATATCAGAAGTACGAGTGTTGTCTATAAGTGGATAAAGTGGAGGATTTCCCATATAACCACCATCCCAATAGGCTTCTCCATCAATTTCGACAGCTTGAAAAATAAACGGCAAACACGCAGAAGCCAATACAGCATCTAAGGAAATAGTTTCATTATCAAAAATCTTAGCTTGGCTTGTTCTTACATTGGTAGCACAAACAAAAAGTTTATTGTAACGAGTAATTTTGAGCTTTTCAAAATCTACCATATCAGCCAAAATATAACGCAACGGGTTTATATTCAGAGGATTGAATTGGTAGGGAGAGTACATCATGGTAAAGTATTCCATTAGATTGTACATTGGAGAAAGGCGAAGTGTTCCGTTTCCCCAAAGTTTGTCTAATGCACTTGGCTGTAGCATCCCAAAAGTCTGAATATGTGCTATGCGTCTCCAAAAATCGTTTAGATGTTCTATTGCTCCTTTTCTTCCTCCTTTTTGAAGCCCTGCTGCCGTGATGATAGCATTCATAGCTCCTGCTGAAGTTCCACACATTCCATCAATAATTATTCTTCGGTCTTCCAAGAGGCGTTCCAAAATTCCCCACGTATAAGCTCCATGTGAACCTCCTCCTTGTAGTGCTAAGTCTAATTTTTTGCGTTGCATAAGATTCAATTACGAATTATGAAATAATCAGCAAAGCTAACCGATAGTTCGGCGAAGCCAATTACGAATTAAAAATTACGAATTATCTATAATTTTAGAAATTTCAATTTATTCTAGTCTGTATCTCTCACTTTTTATTTATAAAGAAGAACAGTCTCCCAAAAGTACGTTTTATGAAGTTCCAAAAGAAATTAAATTGTCCAAAGATTGCTCCATAGAAAAGTAAAACAGCTTGATAAATAGGTAAAATCAGAGTTATCCAAAGCAAAAACTTCCAGTACCAAGGTGTATTTGTATCAAAACCAATTACTTCAAAAAACCAACGTTTACCATACATTACTGTAAAACCAGTTAGGGCAAAAACTATCAAAATAATAATCACTTGCCAAGCTGATTCGACTTGCCAACGCTCTTTTAGTTTTTCTATCCAATTTGATTTTTTTGCTGTTTTATCATCTTCCATTATGTAAATTTAGGGATAAATTCATTATGAAGCCTAATTTATAATTTCTTTAGTCTAACAAGAGTTTATTATAAACTGTTATATGAAATGACGTTAAATAAAAAAATCATAATCTCTTTCCACTTTGGTAATTCTAGTTTTAAATGCTTTATAAAATTCCTTTCGCCCTTGTTCTCTAGCTAGTGTGTGTTCAGATTGGTATTTCCACGCTTTTATAGATTCTAAGTCTTTCCAATACGAAACTGTAATACCTACATCTTCTCTAGCTGATTCTGTCCCTAAGAAACCTTTTTGTTCTTGAGCCAGTTCTACCATTCTTGAAGCTACTTTAATATTCTTGTTTATTGACATCATCACGTAAAACAGAAGTGAAAATCACGGCGTAATAGGGTGTTTCTAGGGTTTGAGCTATCATAAAAACATAGTTGAAAGGTTAATATTATTTATCAAGGTGTTGTTTAAGAATGCAAAACTAATTTACGGTCTGCTTGAACGAGACTGACCTAAATAGACAAGGTCAGTACCGATGATTGTGTAAAAATATATTAGCTTCGCTCGCTTTTAGGTCTTAAATCAACTTTATTGCAAGTTATATCAAATTCAAAATTTTATGACAAGTTCTTTCGTAAATAATCATAATGAAATAGAGATGTCTAATCTTATGTTCAATCGTATATGCTGTTTTGCAGTAGAATTGGCAACTGGTCAGCCTAAAGTGAATCATGAATTCATTCAAAAATTTAGCAAGATGAAAGAAGTTTATGAACAAACACCTTATGTAGATTTAGATGAGTATTTTTCTAAACAAGAGTTAAATTTTTGGGCTGAAATTTTTAATGAGTTAGCAACAAAAAATATTTAATCAAGAAATTGGTAATCAAGAAGACAGAAGTTGGCAAACATGGACAATTTGGGCTGCCTGCTCTTCATCTAGGTTATTTAATGAGTCTTTTAGAGCAAAGTCCAATACTTGATTTTGTTTCTAGGAAAAACACTAAAAAAAGAGATTTTTTCTACAAACATTTAGACAAATTCAGTTCTGAAGGATGATATCTAAATTAAAAAATCCTTTTTCAATTCGTTATAAAATTGAAAAAGGATTTGAACATTAAATAATTAGTGAAAAATAAAAATTACTAGAGTACTGACATCAATAGATATTTTCTGTTCTATGGGACACAGAATAGGGAAAAGTATCGTTTGTTGGCGTTTTAGTAAAGCGACACCAATAACTTTTTATTCTCATGTCCAAAAAATTACTTTCCACCTCTTGAAGACGAGCGAGAACGTGAAGACGAACCACTACTTCTGCTAGAGCGTGAGGAGCTACTACGAGAATATCCAGAAGAACCACTACGAGAAACCTTGCTCGCTACATTAGATTTGAACCTACTCTTTGAGTTCATAGCATTAGAAGTAGCAGAACCTGTTCCATAAGCACGCTTTCCTGAGGTAGTAGTACCGTAATAAGGGCGTGAACCTCTGTAATTTCTGTAATAGTCGTTGTAAGAGCTTCTATAAATCGGACGGCTCATCATTCCAAACATGCTACTCATAAAAGCATATTGTCCATAAAATGCCCAAAAACTATTACCACTACTGTTAGTTTGCCAAGAGCCATAACGAGTATTGCCTACATAATTATTATATCCTGGAGGAGAAGGGATTTTTGAAACTTTGCCGTCTTCACTTTTAGAAACAAGTTCCATTCCCATATTATCTAAGTTTTTATCAAAGACGCTCTCTGATACATTTACCCATCCAGAAAGAGAGTCACGTACTACTTTCCCACCTGTGGTGTCTTTGGCTGGTAAGATAAATTTGTACTGATGCTTATATTCATCGCTGCTAAATGTGTTTTCCTTTAAATCCATGTCATGTAAAATGACAGAGTATGTCTTGTATCCATCTAATTGCTTAGTATAGTTATCTACTGGGCTTTTTACTACTTGTTCAGAGCTTCCACAAGACGTAAGTAAAGTAGAAGTAAAAGCCATCAGAGAAGCCACTAAGGCATATTGAAAATATTTGGAATATTTTGTTTTCATGTTTTTTGAAATTGATTTTAAATTAAAATAAATTGTACTAATCGTTAGTTTGAATCTTTTTGATAAAGATACGTTACACAGTAGCAGGAGGTTCACTAGCTGGAATGATATTCGAAAATTCATACTCTTCTACATATTCTCCAATGTAGGCTTCAAAGTCTCTTTCTCCAAACTGCTCAATAAAAATAGCTTTTTCTTCATCGTCGTCGTAATAATCCCAAGTAATCATTTCAACAGACTCATTGCGTGGAGTAGTTGCTGTATTTCTATAATACCCAGGGCTTTCATTATCACGATAATATTTTACGCCTTCATAAGTAATAGTTTTTGGAGGACGACCGTTGTCAGCTATTTCATCGTCTATATCTTCTCCTAGTTTGACTAAGCGAATTTTGTCTGTCATCACAATTTCTAACTCACCCTCATTCTCTAAGCTCAAATATACTTCTTCGTCTGCGCTACGCAACAAAAAAGAGTACGAAAATTCGTTATCGCCCCAGTCGTATTCATATTCTTCTGCCACTTCCCACGTTTTGGCATTGTATTCTAAGAAAAAGCCTACACGAATATCTGTAATTCTAATATTGCTAGGGTCGTAATGGGGAGTGTTATCTTCTTCTTTTTTTTTCTTTTTAAAAAATCCGAAAGGCATATTGGTAGTGATTAGTAAATTAAAAATTTGGGTTAAATATATTTTTTAGAGTAACGCTTAAAATTAATGAATTTAGATTTAATACAACGTAATTTGATGATTTTTGTTGAATTGAGTTGTTTGAAAATGTTTTTTTTCAAAATTTCTTTCTTAATTTTGATTCAAAAATTTAAAAAATCAAAGCCCAATACTTGATGTTTATCATAAAAGATACGAAGTTAAAAGAGTTTGTTATTGATGTTTTTTTACAAATGGGTTGCCCAAAAGAAGATGCTTTCTTGGCTGCTGATGTGCTTTTAGCTGCCGACTTGCGTGGCATAGATTCTCACGGTGTGGCTCGCCTCACAGGCTATGTGCGTCTGTGGGA
The Bernardetia sp. genome window above contains:
- a CDS encoding DUF6787 family protein, which translates into the protein MEDDKTAKKSNWIEKLKERWQVESAWQVIIILIVFALTGFTVMYGKRWFFEVIGFDTNTPWYWKFLLWITLILPIYQAVLLFYGAIFGQFNFFWNFIKRTFGRLFFFINKK
- a CDS encoding antibiotic biosynthesis monooxygenase family protein — encoded protein: MMSINKNIKVASRMVELAQEQKGFLGTESAREDVGITVSYWKDLESIKAWKYQSEHTLAREQGRKEFYKAFKTRITKVERDYDFFI
- a CDS encoding patatin-like phospholipase family protein codes for the protein MQRKKLDLALQGGGSHGAYTWGILERLLEDRRIIIDGMCGTSAGAMNAIITAAGLQKGGRKGAIEHLNDFWRRIAHIQTFGMLQPSALDKLWGNGTLRLSPMYNLMEYFTMMYSPYQFNPLNINPLRYILADMVDFEKLKITRYNKLFVCATNVRTSQAKIFDNETISLDAVLASACLPFIFQAVEIDGEAYWDGGYMGNPPLYPLIDNTRTSDIMIVQINPIRIPNVPKTVDEIRDRINEIAFNSSLIHDIRQINLVRKMLDRGINIDGKFRDLFIHNIAPEKLMAKLSSKTKLNADLNFLLKLKKYGKAAADRWLKDNFDKIGVESTCDIEEAFLSKTKTPVDQPSNVKVDLGGIA
- a CDS encoding DUF4178 domain-containing protein; its protein translation is MPFGFFKKKKKEEDNTPHYDPSNIRITDIRVGFFLEYNAKTWEVAEEYEYDWGDNEFSYSFLLRSADEEVYLSLENEGELEIVMTDKIRLVKLGEDIDDEIADNGRPPKTITYEGVKYYRDNESPGYYRNTATTPRNESVEMITWDYYDDDEEKAIFIEQFGERDFEAYIGEYVEEYEFSNIIPASEPPATV